A stretch of Mycobacteriales bacterium DNA encodes these proteins:
- a CDS encoding NlpC/P60 family protein: protein MATPRRRNLFVSLLLTLVAFGLVPVTDAVADPHVTVAAARAELARLDAQVDAAVEAYNEARIDLAKAQRNAATVQARVARAEAETRALRRAMGGFAAAAYESGGLDSLVTLLTSSNPTTFLDQATALDQIARDQAGQMRALRAASRRLKTQQDAAKQAVEATRVVERRLAAARREVEAKMARQQQLLDIVESRAARAARLAREAAEAARRARASRAATRSAAPSYSGPASGRAKIAVAEAYRQLGKPYRWGAAGPNAFDCSGLTMWVWGKAGVSLPHSSRAQYGQGRHVSRGELQPGDLVFFGSPIHHVGIYVGGGQYIAAPHTGDVVGFRSLSRGDYAGAVRL, encoded by the coding sequence TTGGCGACCCCCCGCCGTCGCAACCTGTTCGTCTCGCTGCTCCTCACGCTCGTCGCGTTCGGCCTGGTGCCCGTCACCGACGCCGTCGCCGACCCGCACGTCACCGTCGCCGCCGCCCGCGCGGAGCTGGCGCGGCTCGACGCGCAGGTCGACGCCGCCGTCGAGGCGTACAACGAGGCCCGCATCGACCTCGCCAAGGCCCAGCGCAACGCCGCGACCGTGCAGGCCCGCGTCGCCCGCGCCGAGGCCGAGACCAGGGCCCTCCGCCGCGCGATGGGCGGCTTCGCCGCCGCGGCGTACGAGTCCGGCGGTCTCGACTCGCTCGTGACGCTGCTGACGTCGTCCAACCCGACGACGTTCCTCGACCAGGCGACCGCGCTCGACCAGATCGCGCGCGACCAGGCCGGCCAGATGCGCGCCCTGCGCGCCGCGTCGCGCCGCCTCAAGACGCAGCAGGACGCCGCCAAGCAGGCCGTCGAGGCGACCCGGGTGGTCGAGCGGCGGCTCGCCGCCGCGCGCCGCGAGGTCGAGGCGAAGATGGCGCGCCAGCAGCAGCTCCTCGACATCGTCGAGTCCCGCGCCGCCCGCGCCGCGCGCCTGGCCCGCGAGGCCGCCGAGGCCGCGCGCCGCGCCCGGGCCAGCCGCGCCGCGACGCGCTCGGCCGCGCCGTCGTACAGCGGCCCGGCCTCCGGCCGCGCCAAGATCGCGGTGGCCGAGGCGTACCGCCAGCTCGGCAAGCCGTACCGGTGGGGCGCCGCCGGCCCGAACGCGTTCGACTGCTCCGGCCTGACCATGTGGGTGTGGGGCAAGGCGGGCGTCTCGCTGCCGCACTCCAGCCGGGCGCAGTACGGCCAGGGCCGCCACGTCTCCCGTGGCGAGCTCCAGCCGGGCGACCTGGTGTTCTTCGGCAGCCCGATCCACCACGTCGGCATCTACGTGGGCGGCGGCCAGTACATCGCGGCGCCGCACACCGGCGACGTGGTCGGCTTCCGCAGCCTCAGCCGCGGCGACTACGCGGGCGCCGTCCGCCTCTAG
- the sepH gene encoding septation protein SepH: MRELHVVALSSDGKHLVVTPNKGSLKGAYLLPVNARLRKALNGELNPKPKPAPEPEPEAAPPPPKPAVESRLSPREIQARLRAGQAPERVARAAGVPLDRVMRFSGPVLSERAQVIDAAREATLTRARLGASKAPLGASVAANLAAKGATAAAEDWTAFRRPDGSWTVRVTVAGSRGRPRRAEWTWQPATKTLTAGDAYAAALGHVDRPIARKRPAARPAR; the protein is encoded by the coding sequence GTGCGGGAGCTCCACGTCGTCGCGCTCAGCTCGGACGGCAAGCACCTCGTCGTCACCCCGAACAAGGGGTCGCTCAAGGGCGCCTACCTGCTCCCGGTCAACGCCCGGCTGCGCAAGGCGCTCAACGGCGAGCTGAACCCGAAGCCGAAGCCCGCGCCGGAGCCGGAGCCCGAGGCGGCCCCGCCGCCGCCGAAGCCGGCGGTGGAGAGCCGGCTCTCGCCGCGCGAGATCCAGGCCCGGTTGCGGGCCGGCCAGGCGCCGGAACGCGTCGCCCGCGCCGCCGGCGTCCCGCTCGACCGGGTGATGCGCTTCTCCGGCCCGGTGCTGTCCGAACGCGCCCAGGTCATCGACGCCGCCCGCGAGGCCACGCTGACCCGTGCCCGCCTCGGCGCCAGCAAGGCGCCGCTCGGCGCCAGCGTCGCCGCCAACCTCGCCGCCAAGGGCGCGACGGCCGCGGCGGAGGACTGGACGGCGTTCCGCCGCCCGGACGGGTCGTGGACCGTCCGCGTCACCGTCGCCGGCAGCCGCGGCAGGCCGCGCCGCGCCGAGTGGACCTGGCAGCCGGCCACCAAGACCCTGACCGCCGGCGACGCGTACGCCGCCGCGCTCGGCCACGTCGACCGGCCGATCGCGCGCAAGCGCCCGGCCGCGCGGCCGGCCCGGTGA